One genomic segment of Gossypium arboreum isolate Shixiya-1 chromosome 3, ASM2569848v2, whole genome shotgun sequence includes these proteins:
- the LOC128290458 gene encoding UDP-glycosyltransferase 75C1-like, whose product MSQPHFLLVTFPAQGHINPTLQFAKHLIRIGVRVTFITCISARRRMTKVPTAQGLTFLSFSDGYDDGFQPGVHIDHYLSELRRRGKEAISEFITSSENEGKPVTCFVYTLFVHWATEVTRKHHIPTALLWIQPATVFDIYYFYFNGYESTIKAQADETNPKRSIKLPGLPLLATRDLPSFVTASNVYRWALSLFQEQMDVLADESNPKILVNTFDALEHEALNAIENFNMLGIGPLIPSSFLNSNDSLDNSLRTDLFESDSKDYLQWLDSKPKSAVVYVSFGSVAVLTKQQVEEIARALISRRRPFLWVVRNRKDGGYEEIEEDKLSCREELEQFGMVVPWCSQVEVLSHPSLGCFVTHCGWNSTLESMVAGVPLVAFPQWTDQGTTAKLIEDVWGNGVRVSANEEGIVERDEIVRCLDLVMGDDEKGMEVKKNVEKWEGLAREASMEGGSMDMNLKAFVDDVACWK is encoded by the coding sequence ATGTCACAGCCTCATTTCCTCCTAGTGACCTTCCCTGCACAAGGCCACATAAACCCAACCTTACAATTTGCCAAGCATCTTATACGTATTGGAGTACGTGTAACTTTCATCACCTGCATCTCCGCTCGCCGCCGCATGACCAAAGTCCCCACTGCTCAAGGCCTAACGTTTTTATCCTTTTCCGATGGCTACGACGACGGTTTTCAACCCGGAGTTCACATAGACCATTACCTATCTGAATTGAGGCGACGAGGCAAAGAAGCCATCTCCGAGTTTATAACAAGCAGTGAAAACGAAGGCAAACCCGTCACTTGCTTTGTCTACACCCTGTTCGTCCATTGGGCCACGGAGGTGACGCGTAAACATCACATCCCGACAGCTTTACTTTGGATTCAACCCGCTACCGTTTTTGACATCTATTATTTTTACTTCAACGGATACGAATCCACCATTAAAGCTCAAGCTGATGAAACAAACCCCAAGCGTTCAATAAAATTACCAGGTCTGCCGCTACTCGCCACCCGCGACCTTCCGTCGTTCGTCACCGCTTCAAACGTTTACCGTTGGGCACTGTCGTTGTTCCAAGAGCAAATGGACGTCCTCGCCGATGAATCCAACCCTAAAATCCTTGTTAACACCTTCGATGCTTTGGAGCACGAAGCATTAAACGCCATTGAAAATTTCAACATGCTCGGCATCGGACCTTTAATCCCATCTTCTTTCTTGAACTCAAACGACTCCTTGGATAATTCCTTGAGAACCGATCTTTTTGAATCCGATTCAAAAGATTACCTCCAATGGTTAGACTCCAAACCAAAATCGGCAGTCGTTTACGTTTCCTTCGGGAGCGTTGCAGTGTTAACGAAGCAACAAGTGGAGGAAATCGCTCGAGCTTTAATATCCAGACGGCGACCGTTTTTATGGGTGGTGAGGAACCGGAAAGATGGAGGCTACGAAGAGATAGAAGAAGATAAACTGAGTTGCAGGGAAGAATTGGAACAGTTTGGGATGGTGGTTCCGTGGTGTTCGCAAGTGGAAGTATTGTCTCATCCGTCGTTGGGTTGCTTCGTGACGCATTGTGGGTGGAACTCGACGTTGGAGAGCATGGTGGCCGGTGTACCGCTGGTGGCTTTCCCTCAATGGACGGATCAAGGGACTACTGCGAAGCTGATTGAAGATGTGTGGGGGAATGGGGTGAGAGTGAGTGCTAATGAAGAAGGGATCGTGGAACGTGATGAGATCGTTAGGTGCTTGGATTTGGTGATGGGGGATGATGAGAAAGGGATGGAAGTGAAGAAAAATGTAGAGAAATGGGAAGGCTTAGCCAGGGAAGCCTCCATGGAAGGCGGCTCCATGGATATGAACCTTAAAGCTTTTGTGGATGATGTTGCTTGTTggaaatga